One Streptomyces sp. V4I8 genomic window carries:
- a CDS encoding haloacid dehalogenase type II, translated as MSQPEIDAVVFDVLGTLVDEPAGIRAGIRELAPSLDEPRVEELLSLWHRHIDREQRRILDGVRPYLTSDLLDLEAARQVADAAGVDDPAAVAALALSGQRLPPWPDTVAGLARLAERFPLIGLSNASRRALLGLNAHAGLRWHQALSAEDTRTYKPDPAVYQLAVTVSGRPPERLLMVAAHAWDLRGAQNLGLRTAYVARPVGDPPTFSDRFDLHADGLADLAGQLDRA; from the coding sequence ATGTCCCAGCCGGAGATCGATGCCGTCGTGTTCGACGTGCTCGGCACGCTTGTCGACGAACCCGCCGGTATCCGCGCCGGCATTCGTGAACTCGCCCCCTCGCTCGACGAGCCCAGGGTCGAGGAGCTCCTGTCGCTGTGGCACCGGCACATCGACCGCGAGCAACGTCGCATCCTCGACGGCGTCCGGCCTTACCTCACCAGCGACCTCCTCGACCTGGAAGCCGCCCGGCAAGTCGCCGATGCCGCCGGGGTCGACGACCCGGCCGCCGTGGCGGCGCTGGCCCTGTCGGGTCAGAGGCTCCCGCCGTGGCCGGACACCGTGGCAGGGCTCGCCCGACTCGCCGAGCGGTTCCCGTTGATCGGACTCTCCAACGCGAGCCGGAGGGCGCTGCTGGGTCTCAACGCCCACGCCGGATTGCGCTGGCACCAGGCCCTGTCCGCCGAGGACACCCGGACCTACAAGCCGGACCCAGCGGTCTACCAGCTGGCCGTCACCGTCTCCGGCCGACCCCCGGAGCGGCTCCTGATGGTCGCCGCCCACGCCTGGGACCTGCGCGGAGCACAGAACCTCGGCCTGCGCACCGCGTACGTGGCACGCCCTGTCGGCGACCCGCCCACTTTCTCGGACCGGTTCGACCTGCACGCCGACGGCCTGGCCGACCTGGCCGGCCAACTCGACCGCGCGTAG
- a CDS encoding ABC transporter ATP-binding protein, producing the protein MTTQRGWARRLWGYAWRYPRDVVLALGSSLAGMAVMAVVPLITKVIIDDVIGDHTRGMALWAGLLIAAALAVYVLTYIRRYYGGRLALDVQHDLRTDMFGTITRLDGRRQDELSTGQVVGRATSDLQLIQGLLFMLPMTIGNFALFLISLVVMAWLSLPLTLVALAVAPALWWIAKRSRTKLHPSTWYAQAQAAAVAGVVDGAVSGVRVVKGFGQEEQETGKLREVSRRLFAGRLRTVRFNSKYTPALQAVPALGQVAMLAVGGWLAVRGNITLGTFVAFSTYLAQLVGPVRMLAMVLTVGQQARAGTERVLELIDTEPSIKDGTKALPADAPATVEFDDVSFGYDDPSGTTAPVLDGLSFEIRPGETLAVVGSSGSGKSTVSLLLPRFYDVTRGAVLVGGHDVRELTSDSLRAAIGLVPEDSFLFSDTVRNNIAYGRPDATDEQIEAAARAAQADRFIAELPDGYETTVGEHGLTLSGGQRQRIALARAILTDPRLLVLDDATSAVDARVEHEIHEALKQVMEGRTTLLIAHRRSTLGLADRIAVLDAGRLADIGTHQELQERSALYRRLLTDPDELGGVSPGHAQPACPREDTSVRDELDAEFDAERGVTPRLWTGDREPKDLALSESPATPELLAQVEALPPAADTPDIDEARAVRPEESYGLKRLLRGFGRPLLISLGLVAMDAGMGLLLPVLIRHGIDSGVTQAALGAVWAASLLALLAVTAQWVAQIGETRMTGRTGERVLYSLRLKIFAQLQRLGLDYYERELTGRIMTRMTTDVDALSTFLQTGLVTAFVSVVTFFGIMVALLVLDIQLALVVFATLPPLIVATYFFRRASVKAYELARERVSLVNADLQESVSGLRIVQAFRRERDGGARFAERSDSYRQARIRGQWLISIYFPFVQFLSSGAAAAVLIVGGARIDAATLTTGALVAYLLYIDLFFAPVQQLSQVFDGYQQATVSLGRIQELLREPTSTKAAEEPLEVLSLRGEVAFENVHFQYGGTDKAEAALSDVDLRIPAGQTVAFVGETGAGKSTLVKLVARFYDPTGGRVTVDGTDLRALDITSYRHRLGVVPQEAYLFQGTVRDAIAYGRPDATDADVEAAARAVGAHEMIATLDGGYLHEVAERGRNLSAGQRQLIALARAELVDPDVLLLDEATAALDLATEAQVNQATDRLAGRRTTLVVAHRLTTAARADRVVVMDHGRVAEDGTHEELLARGGRYAELWRTFIGEAEAEAAVA; encoded by the coding sequence GTGACGACGCAACGGGGATGGGCTCGGCGATTGTGGGGCTACGCGTGGCGCTACCCCAGGGACGTCGTCCTGGCCCTGGGCTCCTCCCTCGCGGGCATGGCCGTCATGGCCGTCGTCCCGCTGATCACCAAGGTGATCATCGACGACGTCATAGGCGACCACACCCGCGGCATGGCCCTCTGGGCCGGCCTGCTGATCGCGGCCGCCCTCGCCGTCTACGTCCTCACCTACATCCGCCGCTACTACGGCGGCCGCCTCGCCCTCGACGTCCAGCACGACCTGCGCACCGACATGTTCGGGACGATCACCCGGCTCGACGGGCGACGGCAGGACGAGCTGTCCACCGGGCAGGTCGTCGGGCGGGCCACCAGCGACCTCCAGCTGATCCAGGGCCTGCTCTTCATGCTCCCGATGACCATCGGGAACTTCGCGCTCTTCCTGATATCCCTGGTCGTCATGGCGTGGCTGTCGCTGCCGCTCACGCTGGTCGCCCTCGCGGTCGCCCCCGCCCTGTGGTGGATCGCCAAGCGCAGCCGGACCAAGCTGCACCCCTCCACCTGGTACGCCCAGGCCCAGGCCGCCGCCGTCGCGGGCGTGGTCGACGGGGCCGTCAGCGGCGTACGCGTGGTGAAGGGGTTCGGGCAGGAGGAGCAGGAGACCGGGAAGCTCAGGGAGGTCAGCCGGCGGCTCTTCGCGGGGCGGCTGCGCACCGTCCGGTTCAACTCGAAGTACACCCCGGCGCTGCAGGCCGTCCCCGCCCTCGGACAGGTCGCCATGCTCGCGGTCGGCGGCTGGCTGGCGGTGCGCGGGAACATCACCCTGGGCACGTTCGTCGCCTTCTCGACCTACCTCGCCCAGCTGGTCGGCCCGGTGCGCATGCTCGCCATGGTGCTCACCGTGGGGCAGCAGGCGCGGGCGGGCACCGAGCGCGTCCTGGAGCTGATCGACACCGAGCCGTCGATCAAGGACGGCACCAAGGCCCTGCCCGCCGACGCGCCCGCGACCGTCGAGTTCGACGACGTGTCCTTCGGCTACGACGACCCCTCCGGCACCACCGCGCCCGTCCTCGACGGGCTCAGCTTCGAGATCCGCCCCGGCGAGACCCTCGCGGTCGTCGGCTCCTCCGGCTCCGGCAAGTCCACGGTCTCCCTCCTCCTCCCGCGCTTCTACGACGTCACACGCGGCGCCGTCCTCGTCGGCGGCCACGACGTCCGGGAGCTGACCTCCGACTCGCTGCGGGCCGCCATCGGGCTGGTGCCGGAGGACTCCTTCCTCTTCTCGGACACGGTCCGCAACAACATCGCCTACGGCCGCCCCGACGCGACCGACGAGCAGATCGAGGCCGCCGCGCGCGCCGCCCAGGCGGACCGTTTCATCGCCGAGCTGCCCGACGGCTACGAGACCACGGTCGGCGAACACGGCCTCACTCTCTCCGGCGGCCAGCGCCAGCGCATCGCCCTCGCCCGCGCGATCCTCACCGACCCCCGGCTCCTCGTCCTGGACGACGCGACCTCGGCGGTGGACGCCCGCGTCGAGCACGAGATCCACGAGGCGCTGAAGCAGGTCATGGAGGGCCGGACCACGCTGTTGATCGCCCACCGGCGCTCCACCCTCGGCCTCGCCGACCGCATCGCCGTCCTGGACGCCGGCCGGCTCGCCGACATCGGCACCCACCAGGAACTCCAGGAGCGCTCCGCCCTCTACCGCCGCCTCCTCACCGACCCCGACGAACTCGGCGGCGTCTCACCCGGCCACGCCCAGCCCGCCTGCCCCCGCGAGGACACCTCCGTGCGGGACGAACTGGACGCCGAGTTCGACGCCGAGCGCGGGGTGACGCCGCGGCTGTGGACCGGCGACCGCGAGCCCAAGGACCTGGCGCTCTCGGAGTCCCCGGCCACCCCCGAACTCCTCGCCCAGGTGGAGGCGCTGCCCCCGGCGGCCGACACCCCCGACATCGACGAGGCCCGTGCGGTCCGGCCGGAGGAGTCGTACGGCCTGAAGCGGCTGCTACGAGGCTTCGGGCGTCCGCTCCTGATCAGCCTCGGCCTCGTCGCCATGGACGCCGGCATGGGTCTGCTGCTGCCCGTCCTGATCCGGCACGGCATCGACTCGGGTGTCACCCAGGCCGCCCTCGGCGCCGTCTGGGCGGCGTCCCTCCTCGCGCTGCTCGCCGTCACCGCCCAGTGGGTGGCCCAGATCGGCGAGACGCGGATGACCGGACGCACCGGTGAGCGTGTCCTGTACTCCCTCCGGCTGAAGATCTTCGCCCAGCTCCAGCGGCTCGGACTCGACTACTACGAGCGGGAGTTGACCGGCCGGATCATGACCAGGATGACGACGGACGTCGACGCGCTGTCGACGTTCCTCCAGACCGGCCTGGTCACCGCCTTCGTCTCGGTCGTCACCTTCTTCGGCATCATGGTCGCCCTGCTGGTGCTCGACATCCAGCTCGCGCTCGTCGTCTTCGCGACCCTGCCGCCGCTGATCGTCGCGACCTACTTCTTCCGCCGGGCGAGCGTGAAGGCGTACGAACTCGCCCGTGAGCGGGTGTCGTTGGTGAACGCCGACCTTCAGGAGTCGGTGTCCGGGCTGCGGATCGTGCAGGCCTTCCGGCGCGAGCGGGACGGCGGCGCGCGGTTCGCCGAGCGCAGCGACAGCTACCGCCAGGCCCGCATCCGGGGCCAGTGGCTGATCTCGATCTACTTCCCCTTCGTGCAGTTCCTGTCGTCGGGGGCCGCGGCCGCGGTGCTGATCGTGGGCGGCGCCCGGATCGACGCCGCGACGCTGACGACCGGTGCGCTGGTGGCGTACCTGCTCTACATCGACCTGTTCTTCGCCCCGGTCCAGCAGCTCTCCCAGGTCTTCGACGGCTACCAGCAGGCCACGGTCTCCCTCGGCCGCATCCAGGAACTCCTCCGGGAGCCGACCTCGACGAAGGCGGCCGAGGAGCCGCTGGAGGTGCTGTCACTGCGGGGCGAGGTGGCGTTCGAGAACGTGCACTTCCAGTACGGCGGCACCGACAAGGCGGAAGCGGCGCTCAGCGACGTCGACCTGCGGATTCCCGCCGGTCAGACGGTCGCCTTCGTCGGCGAGACGGGCGCGGGCAAGTCGACCCTGGTCAAGCTGGTGGCACGCTTCTACGACCCGACCGGCGGCCGGGTGACGGTCGACGGCACGGACCTGCGCGCCCTGGACATCACGTCGTACCGCCATCGTCTCGGGGTCGTCCCGCAGGAGGCGTACCTGTTCCAGGGCACCGTCCGCGACGCCATCGCCTACGGACGGCCGGACGCCACCGACGCCGACGTGGAGGCGGCGGCCCGCGCGGTCGGCGCCCACGAGATGATCGCCACCCTCGACGGCGGCTACCTCCACGAGGTCGCCGAGCGCGGCCGCAACCTCTCCGCCGGGCAACGCCAGCTGATCGCACTCGCCCGCGCCGAGCTGGTCGACCCCGACGTCCTGCTCCTCGACGAGGCGACGGCCGCCCTCGACCTGGCCACGGAGGCCCAGGTCAACCAGGCGACGGACCGGCTCGCGGGCCGCCGTACGACCCTCGTCGTCGCCCACCGCCTGACCACGGCCGCCCGCGCGGACCGGGTCGTGGTGATGGACCACGGTCGGGTCGCGGAGGACGGCACGCACGAGGAGCTGTTGGCGCGGGGCGGGCGGTATGCGGAGCTGTGGCGGACCTTCATAGGCGAGGCAGAGGCCGAGGCTGCTGTGGCGTGA
- a CDS encoding serine hydrolase: protein MTHGTTNKKSRRASVRARAGIAAGVGVGVVIASIAGASPAAAATTPTVSCTSAKAGLAAKLKKDVTAALANRKGTIAVGLYDRSTNTTCALRASSAFDSASVVKVTVLAALLWDAKKHGRYLTDREVSLAKAMITKSDNAATSTLWKQLGLTKIKGFLTAAGMTQTKPGANGYWGLTQITVTDEQKLLKLITAKNAILSDNSRAYILKLMGQVVSSQRWGTPYGVPSGVTVAVKNGWLQRATQGWRVHSVGAFKGGGHDYVITVLTHGNSTMNYGITTIQGVAKVIHKDLAAS from the coding sequence ATGACCCACGGGACAACGAACAAGAAGTCGAGGCGCGCTTCCGTACGCGCGAGAGCAGGCATCGCGGCCGGTGTGGGCGTCGGCGTCGTCATAGCGTCCATAGCGGGCGCGAGCCCCGCCGCCGCGGCGACCACACCCACCGTCAGCTGTACCTCCGCCAAGGCCGGCCTGGCCGCCAAGCTGAAGAAGGACGTCACCGCCGCCCTGGCCAACCGCAAGGGGACCATCGCCGTCGGCCTCTACGACCGTTCCACCAACACCACCTGCGCGCTCAGGGCTTCCAGCGCCTTCGACTCCGCCAGCGTCGTCAAGGTCACCGTGCTGGCCGCGCTGCTGTGGGACGCGAAGAAGCACGGCCGGTACCTCACCGACCGTGAGGTGTCCCTCGCCAAGGCCATGATCACCAAGTCGGACAACGCCGCGACGAGCACGCTCTGGAAGCAGCTCGGCCTGACGAAGATCAAGGGCTTCCTCACGGCCGCCGGCATGACCCAGACCAAGCCCGGCGCGAACGGCTACTGGGGCCTGACTCAGATCACCGTCACCGACGAGCAGAAGCTGCTGAAGCTCATCACGGCCAAGAACGCGATACTCAGCGACAACTCCCGCGCCTACATCCTGAAGCTGATGGGCCAGGTCGTCTCCTCCCAGCGCTGGGGCACCCCGTACGGAGTGCCGTCCGGCGTCACGGTGGCGGTCAAGAACGGCTGGCTGCAACGCGCCACCCAGGGCTGGCGGGTGCACAGCGTCGGCGCCTTCAAGGGCGGCGGCCACGACTATGTGATCACGGTGCTCACCCACGGCAACAGCACCATGAACTACGGCATCACGACCATTCAGGGCGTCGCCAAGGTCATCCACAAGGACCTGGCCGCGAGCTGA
- a CDS encoding esterase-like activity of phytase family protein, with protein MRLRTVLATATAGLAAATCLTAVGPANAHAVTLTPQDSHACSPSVSIDRFSDALDKTTYDGTFVGNFSALAVDRDGSLAAVSDRSSLFALDARTLAPKGVVPLADESGAALDSEGLVVDRDGTRLISSETEPSVRRYSRDGRILDRLPVPDALRVAPAGRAVSNGTFEGLTLLPGGRTLLASMEYALSGDSTDIVRFQTWQRTKGGHGGHFELGRQYAYRADAGLGVPEVQATPDGRLLVLERGFTAGVGNTVRLYLADPRRATDTSGVENLTGQDGVRLIKKTLLADLVNCPSLGATAKQPQPNPLLDNIEGMAVTGYSKGRLKVLLVSDDNQNAAQTTRFYYLRVRV; from the coding sequence ATGCGCCTGAGAACCGTACTCGCGACAGCCACCGCGGGCCTGGCGGCGGCCACGTGCCTGACCGCCGTCGGCCCGGCGAACGCCCACGCCGTCACCCTCACCCCGCAGGACAGCCACGCCTGTTCGCCCTCCGTCTCCATCGACCGCTTCTCCGACGCGCTCGACAAGACGACGTACGACGGCACCTTCGTCGGCAACTTCTCCGCACTCGCGGTGGACCGGGACGGGTCGCTCGCGGCCGTCTCCGACCGTTCGTCCCTGTTCGCCCTGGACGCACGGACGCTCGCGCCGAAGGGCGTCGTCCCGCTCGCCGACGAGAGCGGCGCCGCCCTCGACTCCGAGGGCCTCGTCGTCGACCGGGACGGCACCCGGCTGATCTCCTCCGAGACCGAGCCCTCCGTGCGCCGGTACTCCCGTGACGGCAGGATCCTCGACCGCCTCCCCGTGCCGGACGCGTTGCGGGTCGCCCCGGCGGGCCGCGCCGTCTCCAACGGCACCTTCGAGGGCCTGACCCTGCTCCCCGGCGGCCGTACCCTCCTCGCGTCGATGGAGTACGCGCTCTCCGGTGACAGCACGGACATCGTCCGCTTCCAGACCTGGCAGCGCACCAAGGGCGGCCACGGCGGCCACTTCGAGCTCGGCCGCCAGTACGCCTACCGCGCCGACGCCGGCCTCGGCGTCCCCGAGGTCCAGGCGACCCCCGACGGCCGCCTCCTCGTCCTGGAGCGCGGCTTCACCGCCGGCGTCGGCAACACGGTCCGCCTCTACCTGGCCGACCCGCGCCGCGCCACGGACACGAGCGGTGTCGAGAACCTGACGGGGCAGGACGGCGTACGGCTGATCAAGAAGACGCTGCTCGCCGACCTCGTGAACTGCCCGTCACTCGGAGCGACCGCCAAGCAGCCCCAGCCGAACCCGCTCCTCGACAACATCGAGGGCATGGCGGTCACGGGGTACTCGAAGGGGCGCCTGAAGGTGCTGCTGGTCAGCGACGACAACCAGAACGCCGCGCAGACGACACGCTTCTATTACTTGCGGGTACGCGTCTGA